The sequence GTCTCCCGCCACAATGTAGTGTTTTTTCGGCGGAGGCGTACGCTATAAAAACAACACTCGCCCGATACCATAAATGCAACAATATTCTGATTATGTCTGTTTCAGCCAGTGTTTTATCCGCACTCGAATCTGGCACATCTCAGCATCCGTGGATTCAGAATATTGAAACCCTGATAGGTAATCACTCCATCCATCTCTGTTGGATTCCTGGTCACGCAGGAATACATGGCAATGAAGAGGCTGACCGACTAGCAAGAGAAGCTAAAAACAACAATTACTTACATATTCCCATCCCGGGAATTGATGCCCTTCAACAAATCGAATACCTAATCAGACTCCAATGGTACAACCAATGGTCATCGTCAACTGAGGTAAAACTCCGCAAAATCAAATTCGACACATCGAAATGGACCGACCGAGAAAATTCGATTGATCAACGAGTGCTAACGCGACTTCGGATAGGACACACCCGACTCACACACGAATTTTTGCTCAAAAAAACGTCACCTCCTATTTGTGATTGCTGTGGAGTGATCGTAGATGTTCAACATATGATACTACATTGTAGGAAATACGACGACTCCAGAAGAAAGAACAACATTGATTCAACAAGTTTACGAGTAGCGCTAAACAACGACAAAGTTAATGAGAACAAAATCTTACAATTTCTTCAAGAAACTAACTTACTTAAAAAACTATGAAAAGCTTTGACATCTAATGTAACGTGAATCTAAAAACAATTTGTTAACAAAATTATCTATTCTACGACATGAATGCATCCTGTTGATGTAAAGTGTcgataataaaaaacaacaacaacaacaattattattattattattattattattattattattattattattattattattattattattattattattatcattattattattattattattattattattattattattattattattattattattattattattattattattattattattattattattattattattattattattattattattattattattattattattattattattattattattattattattattattattattattattattattattatcattattattattattattattattattattattattattattattattattattattattattattattattattattattattattattattattattattattattattattattattattattattattattattattattattattattattattattaatattattattattattattattattattattattattattattattattattattattattattattattattattattattattattattattactattattattattattattattattattattattattattattattattattattattattattattattattattattgattcgAGTTAGCCCACTGTCCCTATAAAGTACAGTGTACGCTTGCTACGATAATTCTGAAGCGTTTTGGTAGTGATTTAGTGATCTTATTGGAGAAAAATCATTGGTATCAGAAGAAAACCAATCTAAGTAGTGTTCAATAGTGAAGGTTTGACGAAAAACTGTCGAAAACGGCGAAAATTCGACAAATGATTTGTGCGCCCCACGAGGATATATACAAAAGAATCAGTTGAATCAAACTGAATACGGTTTACTTCATTGCGCCGTTGTTGACCGCTGCAGTGTTACAGGCCATACACCTGATTAGTGCGTGTTGCAGTATTTACCTGCatcagtgaatatataaaaaaccTATCTATTTGCATTAGTGAATTTATCGGGATGCAAAATTAAAGCTATCGAAAAGTGTCTAAGAACGGCCAATAAACAGTGCAGGCCAATCCTATACCAGAAAACAAAAGAAGGCGGTTATCGGCCTTCGCCCATTCAGCCCATTCAATAGCACTTCTGCTACTGATATACCACTGTGGGCAGTAGTGCGATAAATTGTTAAATAATCTATACgtgaaagttttgttgcatttgAAACCGAATCAAACCAACTGTAAAAAACATTCAACGTTAAGTAAAGCGAGGGAGGCGCTTAATTTGCACACACATAAGGTAGGATCTAATCTTATTTTGCTCTCATCTGTGATTACTTGGGGTAGACAACAGGTGACTGTTGTCAATCAATTACAAAGACTTAAGTAAGCATGGCAGCCACTAGCAGCGGCGGTCCAGGAGGAACAAATGGTAGAAGACTCCCGGAGTTCATGGATCCAACTAACAAGTTTGGGGAACTCACGTATCTTCAACTTGTTGGAAAAGATGAAACTCCGCTCCCAAAAAACCCTTTCCTCATCGGAAAATCAGTAGAATTGGCTGCTGGAGGTCCGATCGGTCCGATCGAAGGAGCTAGCACAGAAGCAAGAGGAACAAAATACACACTGAGAATACGTGATCCAGTCCAAGTTTCAAAGCTCTTAAAAATGACTCAGCTTTACGATGGCACCGAAGTGGTAGTTCAACCCCACCCAAATCTGAATGTGAGTAAATGCGTAATATCATGCTACGATATCATACATATGGAGGAAAAGGACATACTCGCCGGCCTACTAGGACAGGGAGTTGTGTTCGTTAAAAGAATAACGCGCAGTGAAGGAGAAAGTAGAAAAAATACACCCAAACTGATTCTCACGTTCTGTAAAACAACATATCCTGAATATATAAAAATTGGTCTTCTCAATATACCTACAAGCCCTTTCTTTCCGAATCCCATGTTATGCTATAACTGTTTCAGTTATGGACACACCAAATTACGCTGCACTCAACCTAAGCGCTGCTTCAACTGCTCCAATGAACATGATGAAACGGAAGAATGTTGCAACCCAGCATTTTGTCGCAATTGCCAAAGAGATCATCGACCTACTAGCCGTCAATGCCCACGATTCAAACAAGAAACCGagatcattgaaataaaaatacgTAACAATATCACCTTCCCAGAAGCACGAAAACGAGTCCAGAACATGAAAAGTGGAACCTACGCACAAGCGGTAGCACAGGACAAATCTGTCAAACAAAAACTAGAAGCGCTAGAAACCGCTTTAAAAAAGAAGGATGATCAAATAGAAAAGCTAATTGATGCAGCAAAACAAAGAGAAGACAAGATGGAACAGATGATGAACTACATACAACAACTTAAAAAACAAACCACCGAACACTTACAGGACAAATTGCAATTTACTCAGATAGAAACAAGACCACTACCACAAATTAGCGGTGTAACTACTCGGTCACGTAACAACTCTCCAGCATTAGTGGAAACAAAACGAGGAAGACCGAAAACTTCCAAACAGAAAACAGAGAAATCTAACAGCCCACCACCAAAAAAAGCTACTCCAGCAACAAATAATAACGAGAGCTCGGATGACGACATAGATATTATGGAGACTCCCCCTAATCAACACCTTCGATAGATTCTACACTACTCATCGATTGGATCCCATAGGCAACGACCAACGCAAGAACACGGTTAATGATATTCGGTTTGGAGGATCGGAAAGTGTAGTACGTCCTCCAACGCAAGCACAGCAGGAAGAAAAAACCGTCCAGACCGCCATACCCCAACCTGTTGATGGTGATTTCAACCCTGTGACCGAAACTAATCCCAAAACATCTCTCACTACTGCACCACCCAGCGACAAACACAACAGTGCACACAGAAATCAACACCTACTGAACGCAACCCGCAACCCAGCTATACGAAGCCATTCCCCAGTGCCAGTCACTGTCAAAGTTTGTGTCCCAAGTAGTAAAGCCTTTGCGACAGTGATTGGTACTGCGGGGCCTGATACACCACAGGTCAGTCCCGTAATTGCCAATCAAGCTACAGATAATGCTGCTCGAAAATTTTCCGCAGGACTGACAGAAAATGTCGCCGAACATCATCTATCATTCCTTCCTAGAGGAAAATTCTGGAAAAGTACAAGCCCAGATGACCTCACATTCAACGCCTCGAAGAAACACATCAAGGAAACTACACAAAGTCTTACCCCAGTGCCAGCTACTGTCGTAGTTACTGAACACAATATCGCTTATGTCCGGACAGTGGTTGGCACTGTGGGACTAGACGTACCACAGGTCAGTCTAAATTCTCGTCACCCACTACGCGATACTGCTGAGATTTATCCAGTCACAGGTGTACCAGCAGAAGACCAGACGAGTTACCGGTTTGGGGAAGAAGAGAAGAAAGTAGCTTCTCCACTTCATCTTGAAGGGATCCAATGGGGGGAAAAGGTCTGTCCCTATCCCCCGGATACACAGACCTTGCAACACTCCTCCCGACTATCCACCGGTAAACACTCGTCATCATCAGCACCTACTGACCCAGAAGAACCATCAACATCATATGCGAGAAACTGGCATAGGGAAGAAGAGACGAAAGCTGCTCCCCCACTTCCGTACCTGGAAAGGTCTGTCCGGGAGGAAGAGGGTTATCCCTACCTACCAGATATACAGCCCTTACAATCCTCCTCCTGGTCCTCCGCCAGAGAATCACCATCGCAACAGCTAAGCAGCATCCTGAATCCATCACTAGGTCAACCTCCGGCACGAAATCCAACCGAATGTGTATCACGAACGCACAAGGAATCGCTCTCATCATCTTCATCGACAATAAACACTCGTCGTGATAGCAAATGTTTTGCACTTCAATGGAACATCAGAGGTTTGCGAACCAACATATCTGAACTTAAACAACTGATCACAGATTACGAACCGAGCTTGATAGCTCTGCAGGAGACTAAAGTGAGCAACCAAATGATATCAACAGACTTCATTGGAAAAAATTATACTCTTCTCGCCGAAACTGGAAGTTGTCGATATTGGCAACACGGAGTTGGTCTTGCAATCCGAGATGGAACACCATTCGAACGGATTAATGTCTGCAGTAACATCCAAGCAATCGTAGTAAGAGTGGAAATGCCCATCCAGGTCACTGTAGTCTCAATATATCTCCCTCCTAATAATCAAGAAAGTCAAAACCAATTGAAAGACCTTCTAGAACAATTACCGCGCCCATTACTAGTGTTAGGGGACTTTAACGCACACCATATCTGCTAGGGGTCCAATAAATCGACTCGTCTAGGCTACTTCATCGCAGAGAAAACGCTTGCAGAAAACTTACTCATTCTCAATAATGGAACCTACACCCGAATCGACCCAGCTACTGGCATAACCTCAGCTATCGACCTGTCAATCTGTAGCCAAAACATAGCATCTAAATTCATCTGGAAAACATTGCCAGATACGCACGGTAGCGACCATCTACCCATTATCATATCTATGCCCGGTTTCGTACACGCCCAATCCAGAAAACGAAAATGGATCTACGACCAAGCAGACTGGGAAACTTACGAACAGTTGACCTCTAAAGCAATCCGACCAGGCATCGAAATGACACTTGAGTGTTTTGTCGACCAATTGATAACAGCAGCAAAAGCTACCATACCCCGCACTACTGGAAGAGTGGGACCCAAAGCGGTACCTTGGTGGTGTCCGGAAGTGAAAATAGCCATCAAAAATCGCAGAAAAGCCCTGAGATCACTACGACGTATCCAGGAAGGAGATCCACGTAAGCAAGATGCACTCCAAAAATTCCAGGAAGCGCGATCAACAGCAAGAAAAACAATTCTTAAAGCGAAACAACGATCTTGGGAAGATTTTGTTGCGAAAATATCGCCAAACTCCACGACAGCAGAAATGTGGCAAACAGTGAACACACTAAGAGGAAAACGTCAACATCGTCCTACTGTCATCAAACGACTCACAGGATACACAAATGACGCGAAAGAAGTGGCTGAGGAATTAGCGCAGCATTATTCTCAGATATCGGCAACTTCCAGCTACTCATCGCTTTTCCAAAAACAGAAGAAAAAGGCTGAACAGAAACGGATAAACCATGCACTAGAATCCAATGAAatctagatttcagatttcactcTCCAAGAGCTCCTGTGGGCCTTGGATAAAGGACGGAGTGACTCGACAGGTCCCGACTCGATAGGATATCCAATGCTCCAAAGGCTTCCCGCTTCAGTAAAAATCTCTCTACTGGAACTCTTTAATAGAATATGGCGTTTCGGCGTGTTCCCACCCTGCTGGAGAACTGGAGTCATCGTGCCTATTTTGAAGTCGAACTCGGGTGACACAGGACCAGCGTCATTTCGACCAGTTTTCGAACGAATGGTAAACAAACGACTGACAACGGAACTCGAATCTAATGGATATCTCGATAACAGACAACATGCCTTCAGGTCAGGCCGTGGTACTGACTCATACTTTGCAGACTTAGAGAGACATCTGCCTAATCGCGATGAACACTGTCTGATAGCATCTCTCGACTTGTCCAAAGCATACGACACTATATGGAGATATGGTATTTTAAGAACCCTACAGAAGTGGAAGATCCGTGGGAGAATGGCGAATATGCTAAACAGTTTTCTATCAGATAGAACATTTCAAGTCAACGTGGAAAACTACCTATCTAGTAAATACCCGTTGGAGAATGGTGTCCCCCAGGGTTCAGTACTATCAGTTACCTTATTCCTTGTAGCAATGCAACCCATATTCCGAATAGTCCCAAACACCGTTAAGGTCCTGCTATATGCTGACGACATCCTACTATTAGCTTGGGGAAAGAAAGAGCAACCACTCTATCGAAAACTGCAATCTGCAATAAAAGCCGTAGACAGATGGGCCAAAAGTGTTGGATTCTCTTTTTCAGCTATGAAATCCAGCATCTTCTACTGTAGCCCAAATGTCCGTCGAGAACCCAAGAAAGTCTTAAAGATAAACCAAATCCCtatacagacacagacacacctGAAAATACTTGGTGTCACACTCGATCGATCACTCAACTTTAAAATGCACtgcaaattaacaaaaaaaacatgCGAATCAAGATTACACATCCTCAAAATAATCGGAGCCAGGCTACCTCGGGCCCAACGTATATCATTACtacaaatcggttctgccattatCACATCACGGCTTCTATATGGAATGGGGCTTATCAGCAAAGGAGGAAACAATGTCATCAATACACTCACACCTACATACAACAAGACAATAAGATTCGCATCAGGAGCATACGTTACCAGTCCAATCCCAGCCATCATGGCTGAAGCGGGCACCTTGCCGTTCAACTTCCTAGTCTCCCAAACTATTGCTCGAATAGCTATCAATATGCTcgaaaaaaaacagtaataatGCTTCTCTCCCCTTGGTTAACCGCGTCTCTCAAAAACTAGTAGAAATGGTCGGGACTCCCCTCCCAGATATATGCATAAGAACGCGACCAGGTGACCGGAAATGGTACGATCCCAAACCCCGCATCCTATGGGACATCAAGAAACTTGTAAAAGCAGGAGATCCCCCCGAAATCGTTCGTCCTGTGGTTCAGCAATTTCTTGCTGAGCGCTGTGATCGTACAACAGTTATCTACACCGATGGTTCTAAAGATAACAACTCAGTAGGTTCTGGCGTATTCGGAGAACACATCCAACAATCGATTGGTCTCCCGCCACAATGTAGTGTTTTTTCGGCGGAGGCGTACGCTATAAAAACAACACTCGCCCGATACCATAAATGCAACAATATTCTGATTATGTCTGTTTCAGCCAGTGTTTTATCCGCACTCGAATCTGGCACATCTCAGCATCCGTGGATTCAGAATATTGAAACCCTGATAGGTAATCACTCCATCCATCTCTGTTGGATTCCTGGTCACGCAGGAATACATGGCAATGAAGAGGCTGACCGACTAGCAAGAGAAGCTAAAAACAACAATTACTTACATATTCCCATCCCGGGAATTGATGCCCTTCAACAAATCGAATACCTAATCAGACTCCAATGGTACAACCAATGGTCATCGTCAACTGAGGTAAAACTCCGCAAAATCAAATTCGACACATCGAAATGGACCGACCGAGAAAATTCGATTGATCAACGAGTGCTAACGCGACTTCGGATAGGACACACCCGACTCACACACGAATTTTTGCTCAAAAAAACGTCACCTCCTATTTGTGATTGCTGTGGAGTGATCGTAGATGTTCAACATATGATACTACATTGTAGGAAATACGACGACTCCAGAAGAAAGAACAACATTGATTCAACAAGTTTACGAGTAGCGCTAAACAACGACAAAGTTAATGAGAACAAAATCTTACAATTTCTTCAAGAAACTAACTTACTTAAAAAACTATGAAAAGCTTTGACATCTAATGTAACGTGAATCTAAAAACAATTTGTTAACAAAATTATCTATTCTACGACATGAATGCATCCTGTTgattaaaaaacaacaacaacaacaattattattattattatcattattattattattattattattattattattattattattattattattattattattattattattattattattattattattattattattattattattattattattattattattattattattattattattattatcattattattattattattattattattattattattattattattattattattattattattattattattattattattatattattattattattattattattattattattattattattattattatttttattattattattatattattattatttttattattattattattattattattattattattattattattattattattattattattattattattattattattattattattattattattattattattattatcattattattattattattattattattattattattattattattattattattattattattattattattattattattattattattattattattattattattattattattattattattattattattattattattattattgttattattattattattattattattattattattattattattattattattattattattattattattattattattattattattatgattattattattattattatcatcatcattattattattattattattattattattattattattattattattattattattattattattattattattattattattattattattattattattattattattattattattattattattattattattattagtattattattattattattattattattattattattattattattattattattattattattattattattattattattagtattattattattattattattattattattattagtattattattattattattattattattattattattattattattattagtattattattattattatttttattagaattatttttattattattattattattattattattattattattattattattattattattattattattattattattattattattattattattattattattattattattattattagtattattattattattattattattattattattattagtattattattattattattattattattattattagtattattattattattattattattattattattattattattattattattattattattattattattattattattattattattattattattattattattattattattattattataattattattattattattattattattattattattattattattattattattattataattattattattattattattattattattattattattattaatattattattattatcattattatattattattattattattattattattatttttattattattattattattattattattattattattattattattattattattattattattattattattattattattattattattattattattattattattattattattattattattattattattattattattattattattattattattattattattattattattattattattattattattattattattattattattattattattattattattagtattattattattattattattattattattattattattattattattattattattattattattattagtattattattattattattattattattattagtattattattattattattattattattattattattattattagtattataattattattataattattattattattattattattagtattattattattattattattattattattattattagtattattattattatgattattattattattattattattattattattattattattattattattattattattattattattattattattattattattattagtattattattattatgattattattatgattattattattattattattattattattattattattattattattattattattattattattattattattattattattattattattattattattattattattattattattattattattattattattattattatcattattattgttattattattattattattattagtattaatattattattattattattattattaaaactactcttgcataccgaagatcgtcgatacatttcagaccaggccattgcaattgtctcgtactgcaatccaaaataatttgatttgcttcgtgcacttttcgtagtgcgaaaatcgttcgagataaatgttacgaactcgacgtgaacatttcaaaagggccttaaaacaattgacagattctctttgtttactttctctttcgattatatctgcgCAATTGTTCGTTACATGTATGATACTATTAGAAAGCTGGAGATATTGTCTTTCATTTATATGCAAATTTGGTAAGTGAACGTGAAAATTTAGGTGTTATTTACAGAAGAGAAagcaaacaaagagaatctctcattgattTATGTGCctttatgaaattttcacatcgaactgtgctaaatatcgtacgcggaaagaaatccgttactgctgttatgatcagaaaatcatgaaaccaatcatttaaattttttaatccgtgagctagcgtttaattcgattgtgaatttggaacaccatctagcgaaaatcagaaaaatattttgttcaaccacttttattaatttgttttcatagatataacaacacaagctgtattgatgcacctaaatattatgaacaag comes from Malaya genurostris strain Urasoe2022 chromosome 3, Malgen_1.1, whole genome shotgun sequence and encodes:
- the LOC131433701 gene encoding probable serine/threonine-protein kinase clkA, producing the protein NNNNNNNNNNNNNNNNNNNNNNNNNNNNNNNNNTNNNNNNNNNNNTNNNNNNNNNNNNTNNNNNNNNNNNNNNNNNNNNNNNNNNNNNNNNNNNNNNKNNSNKNNNNNNTNNNNNNNNNNNNNNNNTNNNNNNNNNNNTNNNNNNNNNNNNNNNNNNNNNNNNNNNTNNNNNNNNNNNNNNNNNNNNNNNNNNNNNNNNNNNNNNNNNNNNNNNDDDNNNNNNHNNNNNNNNNNNNNNNNNNNNNNNNNNNNNNNNNNNNNNNNNNNNNNNNNNNNNNNNNNNNNNNNNNNNNNNNNNNNNN
- the LOC131433702 gene encoding uncharacterized protein DDB_G0287625-like, giving the protein NNNNNNNNNNNNNNNNNNNNNNNNNNNNNNNNNNHNNNHNNNNTNNNNNNNNNNNNNNNNNNNNNNNNNNNNNNHNNNNTNNNNNNNNNNNNTNNNNNNNNYNNNYNTNNNNNNNNNNNNNNTNNNNNNNNNNTNNNNNNNNNNNNNNNNNNNNNNNTNNNNNNNNN